From Elaeis guineensis isolate ETL-2024a chromosome 16, EG11, whole genome shotgun sequence, a single genomic window includes:
- the LOC140854384 gene encoding protein yippee-like At4g27745 gives MAELVGLRIYSCSNCRNHVCLHDDIISKAFQGRKGRAFLFSHAINIVVGPKEDRELITGLHRVADIYCRECHDVLGWKYLRAYEQTQKYKEGKFIFEKSKIVRENW, from the exons ATGGCGGAATTGGTTGGTCTTCGGATCTACAGCTGCTCCAATTGTCGAAACCATGTCTGTCTTCACGACGACATAATCTCGAAAGCTTTTCAG GGAAGAAAAGGGCGAGCCTTTTTGTTTTCTCATGCGATAAACATagtcgtcgggccaaaggaagacAGGGAGCTAATCACAGGACTCCATAGAGTTGCTGATATTTACTGCCGCGAGTGCCATGATGTGCTGGGATGGAAGTATCTAAGAGCTTATGAGCAGACACAAAAGTACAAAGAAGGCAAGTTCATATTTGAAAAATCAAAGATTGTCAGGGAGAACTGGTAG